The region ATAGTCCGGGTTGGGGTCGAAATGGATATTCGGGGCAACCGTTCCTTGCGCCAGCTTCTGCAGCGTTGCCTGTCTGACTGCCGGCGGTTGCTGGTGCAGCGTGCGGTGGGCCCGGATCAGGGCGGCGGTCAAGCCGATGATGGTGCCCTTTTCGGCCGCCGGCCGGCCTGCCGGAACGAGCACGACAATCCCCCTGCGCTCCTGTTCGCGCTGAGCGCTTTCGTCCAGGTTAGCCAGCGGCCCCGCGTCGGCGGGGGTCCCGCCTCCGGCAATGATGCGGAATTCCTTTCCTTTGGCTATCTGCCCCAGCGCCTCTCCGACCATGAAGGCTCCGGCGTCGATGGAGCCCGCCTCGAGGGCGGCCAGGCCGCCGGCGGTATCCTGAAATTTGACCAGTTTGACCTGCAATCCTTCTTCGCGAAAATGGCCGTATGTCGCGGCAACGCGGCACAGGGCGCTGCCGGGGTGGTCCAGGTAGCCCAGGCGGAAGATTTTTCCCGCCGCACGGCACGGCATGACGCCGGAGACCAGCAACAGCACCGCCATGAGAGGCGGTGCCGCTATCCGGCGGACACGCCCGGGACTCATATCCCATCCCCCTGGGATGCGACTATCTGACCGGCATCCAGCTCGGAGAGGATGTTTTCGTACAGCACCGTGACCAGGCGGTCCCGCAGTGCCTGGAAGGTCTGGTTGTGGTACAGTTCCTGGCGGATGCGGGGACGGGGCAGGTCAACCTCGAATACGCCCTTGATGGTGCCGGGATTGACGCCCAGCACCACGATGCGGTTGGCCAGCAGGATGGCCTCCTCCACGTCATGGGTGACGAAGAAGACTGTCTTGCGCTCGTCCTGCCGCTGCTGCCAGAGCTGGAGCAACAGGTCCTGGAGCCGGGCGCGGGTGATGGCGTCCAGTGCGCCGAAGGGCTCGTCCATCAAAAGCACCGGCGCGTTAATGGCAAAGGCCCGCGCAATGGCGGCCCGCTGGCGCATCCCGCCCGAAAGCAGGCCGGGGAGTTTGTCGTAGGCATCCGGCAGGCCGACCATCTCCAGGTAGCCGGCCGCCGTCTCACGGTACTCCTCCTTCTTCTTCCCGGGGAAGGCCTGTTCCAGGGCCAGGACGATGTTCTGCCCGGCGGTCATCCAGGGAAACAGGGAGTAATCCTGGAAGACCACCCCCCGGTCCAGGCCGGGACCGCTGATCTGCTTCCCGTCCAGGGTGATGCCCCCCGACGAGGGAAAGGAAAGCCCTGCCAGAAGCCGCAGGAGCGTACTCTTGCCGCAGCCGGACGGCCCCAGCAGGCAGACGAAATCCCCCGGTTCGGCGGTAAAGGTGATGTCCTGCAGGACCCGTTGGTCACCGTAGGAATAATTAACGTTGGACAATGTCACTTCGTACATGGAGCTATCCTCACAGATCCCGTTTGTCGGCCAGCCGTTTGTAGTACGAGTGGCTGGTGTACAGCGCGCCGACCGGGTTGTGGGCCAACACGCGGTCCTTGACCACAAGGTAGGTGACCGGCGCTTTGGAGTATTTGATGAACATGGAATCGTGGCCGACGCACAGGCCGACGATTATGTTCAGATCGGTCTTTTCCCTGGCCAGGATGCGGGCCTGGAGCACCGGGTTGCAGGCCGATTCGTGCTGGCCCTTGTTGATCTTGTGCTCTTCCGGGATGCCCAGTTCGGTCTTATCCACCGAACCGACCTTGCAGGCCACGGTATAGCTCTGTATCCCCTGGGCATCGAGGAACTTGATGAAGTTTTTGGTCTCGTTGATCAGGCCGACGCAGGTGGCGATGCCGACCTTCTTTGCCTTGATGCGGCGGGCAAAGGCGGCCACCTCCTCCACGCGGGTCAACCTGCCGTAATAGGTCCCTTCGACCTCTGCGGCGGCGTTGGAGATCTTCGACACCAGCGGATCTTCGCGGTAGATGCGGCTGACCTCCTCGATCTCCTGTTTGTCCTCGGCCTCGGTCAGGCAGAAGGCGGGAAAAACGGAGGTCCGCGAGTTGCAGTTGACGGTGGCGCAGTCGCCACAGGTCAGTACGTTCTTTTTCTTGGCCATGGTTCTCTCCGAAGGATGGTATTATCGGACTGTTGAAAAGCTCAGGTTGTTCAAAAATAGTCAGATCGTCGCACCCGGAGAAGGCCCTAAGGAGGCGTAGCAGCGCTACGCCGCACGAAAGGGCTTTCGATGAGGGCGGCGAGATGGCTGTTTTTCAACAACCTCTTAGATGCTTGCCCCGTTGCTGCGCACCTCCCCGGCTTCAACGGCCAGGATCTGATCGGACCAGTCGGCGGCCCACTTGCGCAGCGCCTCCGCGCTCAGCGGCTCCGGCACCTTGGATTCAGTGTGGTTGGCGATCCTGTCCGCAAGCTTCTTATAGACCTGGGCCTGCTCGGAATCGGGGAAGGCCTCGATGGTGGTCTTGCCCTGCAACTCGGCCTGGGTGACGGTGATCGAACGGGGCACATACTCCATCACCTGGGTGTTGGTGCGGGCCACGAAGTCGTCGATGATATGCTTGGCGTAGGGTGCATTGACGGAGTTGGCGATCACCCCGCCCAGGAGCGCCCCGCCGTTGTTGGAGTACTTCTTGATGCCGGTGAACAGGTTGTTGGCGGCGTAAATGGCCATGAAGTCCGACGACGACACCGTGAAGACATGCTCGGCGATCCCCTCCCGGATCGGCACGGCAAAGCCGCCGCAGACCACGTCCCCCAGGACGTCGTAGATCACGTAATCCAGGTCCAGTTCCTCGAAGACCCGTTGCTGTTTGAGCAGCTCGATGGCGGTGATGATGCCGCGGCCGGCGCAGCCGACCCCCGGCGCGGGTCCGCCGGCCTCCACGCAGTGGACGCCGTTGAAACCGGAGAAGATCACTTCGCCGGCCTTGGCGCTCTTCTTTTCCCGCAGGGTATCCAGGATCGTGGGGATGTAGTTCCCCCCCCGCAGGGTGACGGTGGAGTCGTTCTTGGGGTCGCAGCCGACCTGCATGACCTTGTAGCCTGCCACCGACAGGGCGGCGGTGATATTGGAGGTGGTGGTGGATTTACCGATGCCTCCCTTGCCGTAGATCGCTATCTGTTTCGGTTTTTTTGCCATCTGTTCCTCCGGTTATTTGATGTAGGTGAAACGCTTCGACGCCCGCAATGTTTCCAGGGCCTCGTCGATGAGGCCGCCCATGGTGAAGGCCAGAATCCGGTGACCGATGAGGGCGTCGATGGCGCCGGGGCCGACCTGGGCGGCAACCACCCCTCGGCAGTCGGCAATGAGTTGCGCGGCCCGGTCCAGAACATCGTCGTCATGCTGCTGCCCCCCGCAGGCCGGGGTATTTTTCCGCAGTTCCAGAAATTCATGCCCTTCGTCGTGCAGCCGGTAGATGCGGAAGGCCCGCGCCCTGCCGAAATGCTCGTTTATCGTCGTCCCGTCGCTGCTTGCCACGGCGATCTTTACATCCATGGGCCAAACTCCTCGTTGGGGTTGAAAATAAAAAAAAGAGGTCAAGGTATGGGCGTAATTCTCGCCCTGCCTTGACCTCCAGTGTGTCTGGTCGGCCGTTATCGATGTGTTTGTGTGTGAAGCGGAAACTGTCAGATCACATTTCTTGACTTAATCAGTGTTACTTAAGTGGTGATAAAATTAACATTTGTATGCGATTTCGTCAATAAAAAAAATAATATTATGTCTATCTATTTTGTATTTTATCTGACTATTCGCAAAAAAGAGGCCAAGATACGCCAATTTCCGGCCATGTTTTGTTGAGCAATCAACGGGATAATCATGGGTGGTGACGTGGCACTGCCACGACCGGGTGCAGGTCACACGGCCGGGTTACTGGCCCCAAAAGTGGGACAGTACCTGCTCTTTAAGCGTCTCAATGGCAACGGTCCGATGCCGGCGCGGCCGAGGGACGTCGATGGCGACCCGGCCACGGATCGCTCCGGGCGCCGGGGAGAAGATGTAGACCTCGTCGGACAGGCAGACCGCTTCGCCCACGTCGTGAGTCGCCAGGACAATGGTTATGCCGCTGGTCTCCCAGAGGCGCACCAGATCGTCCTGGAGTTTTTCCCGGGTCAGGGCGTCAACGGCTGCAAAGGGCTCATCCATCAGGATGATCCGGGGTTCCGCGGAAAAGGCCCGCGCCAGGGCCAGCCGCTGGCGCATGCCGCCCGACAGGTGGGACGGGTAGCTGTCGGCGGCCTCCTCAAGACTGACCATGGCCAGATAGTGGCGGGCCAGTTTTTCGCGCTCGCCCCGGGGGACGCCGCGCAGCCCGAGGACGAACTGCACGTTCTGACGGGCGGTCATCCAGGGGAAGACGGCGTAGTCCTGGAAGATCATGGCGATGTCGTGCCGGGGCTTGTTGCGGAAGAGGCTGTTGGCGATGGGGGAGAGGAAGCGGTGCTTTTTCCGGTACGCCTTCATCCCGGCCTGGGTTGCGGGGAGCGGCTCCAATACCCGTGTGCCGTCGATACGCACTTCACCGTGGGACGGCGCCTGAAGCCCGGCCAGGATCTCCAAAAAGGTGGACTTGCCGCAGCCGGTCGGACCGACCAGGGACACAAAGGCGCCGTCTGCGATGGTGAGCGACACCGACTGCAGCAC is a window of Oryzomonas sagensis DNA encoding:
- a CDS encoding ABC transporter ATP-binding protein; this translates as MYEVTLSNVNYSYGDQRVLQDITFTAEPGDFVCLLGPSGCGKSTLLRLLAGLSFPSSGGITLDGKQISGPGLDRGVVFQDYSLFPWMTAGQNIVLALEQAFPGKKKEEYRETAAGYLEMVGLPDAYDKLPGLLSGGMRQRAAIARAFAINAPVLLMDEPFGALDAITRARLQDLLLQLWQQRQDERKTVFFVTHDVEEAILLANRIVVLGVNPGTIKGVFEVDLPRPRIRQELYHNQTFQALRDRLVTVLYENILSELDAGQIVASQGDGI
- a CDS encoding DUF1847 domain-containing protein, whose translation is MAKKKNVLTCGDCATVNCNSRTSVFPAFCLTEAEDKQEIEEVSRIYREDPLVSKISNAAAEVEGTYYGRLTRVEEVAAFARRIKAKKVGIATCVGLINETKNFIKFLDAQGIQSYTVACKVGSVDKTELGIPEEHKINKGQHESACNPVLQARILAREKTDLNIIVGLCVGHDSMFIKYSKAPVTYLVVKDRVLAHNPVGALYTSHSYYKRLADKRDL
- the nifH gene encoding nitrogenase iron protein, which gives rise to MAKKPKQIAIYGKGGIGKSTTTSNITAALSVAGYKVMQVGCDPKNDSTVTLRGGNYIPTILDTLREKKSAKAGEVIFSGFNGVHCVEAGGPAPGVGCAGRGIITAIELLKQQRVFEELDLDYVIYDVLGDVVCGGFAVPIREGIAEHVFTVSSSDFMAIYAANNLFTGIKKYSNNGGALLGGVIANSVNAPYAKHIIDDFVARTNTQVMEYVPRSITVTQAELQGKTTIEAFPDSEQAQVYKKLADRIANHTESKVPEPLSAEALRKWAADWSDQILAVEAGEVRSNGASI
- a CDS encoding NifB/NifX family molybdenum-iron cluster-binding protein; protein product: MDVKIAVASSDGTTINEHFGRARAFRIYRLHDEGHEFLELRKNTPACGGQQHDDDVLDRAAQLIADCRGVVAAQVGPGAIDALIGHRILAFTMGGLIDEALETLRASKRFTYIK
- a CDS encoding ABC transporter ATP-binding protein is translated as MIEAVAITKTFPTSSGQGRTADKTVLQSVSLTIADGAFVSLVGPTGCGKSTFLEILAGLQAPSHGEVRIDGTRVLEPLPATQAGMKAYRKKHRFLSPIANSLFRNKPRHDIAMIFQDYAVFPWMTARQNVQFVLGLRGVPRGEREKLARHYLAMVSLEEAADSYPSHLSGGMRQRLALARAFSAEPRIILMDEPFAAVDALTREKLQDDLVRLWETSGITIVLATHDVGEAVCLSDEVYIFSPAPGAIRGRVAIDVPRPRRHRTVAIETLKEQVLSHFWGQ